The DNA region CAATTAGGAGCACAAATACCACCAGAATCAACATCAAAAGCACAAAATATGCAACCGTAATTTTTGTTCGAGCCCTGCGCTTTCCGGGTGAAAAGACCGGTCTTCTAATCTGATTTCGAGGCTTCAACCATAGCAGGAGGTAAGAATGACAGCTATCGATATATGGGACGAACAAGAATGGGAACAAGCACACCAAGATGAAATGAGAGGTGACCAAATCGCACGCGAAAACTGAAAGCTCAATAACCTTGCAAATAAACTCTCTTCCGGGCTGGGTTAATGTATGGCAGCCGAGGCCGGACGTCAaccattttccagaccaCCACGACCGATTGGACTTATCATGTTTGAATTCGCGGCTCAAGAACACAATAGTAAGAAGCTTGAAGATAACACTTTGCAAAAGGAATGAAGCGCAGATTCCCAAAATCGATTTGGAGATGTCCCAATTTTGACACAGCAACATGAACtcaaaaaatgcaaaatGATTTACACATGCAAGGATATGGGCAATGTTGGCTATGAAGTCAGGGAACTTCTTGAACATGTGGCTCAACAAAGGCCCTAAAATTGTCGAAATAGGGAACAAGGCCAACAGAATTCCCACGTTGATCACAATTGGGCCCAAGGTAATGACAGCGAGTCTTAGAATTGAGTTCGAAGGAGGACCACTTATATCCTCATTTTGTGAATTTGCAAACAAGTAGGCCACGATTACAATCATTGCAACCAGCAGACGAGAACCCACTTGAGTTATCAATGCCGCTAAGAAAGACGGACGCTTGAAATCTGATTCTAGATTATCGTTGCCTTTACCCAacttttttctttttgcaCCTGTGAGTTGCATTCTTGAACTCCTGACATGTGTCACCCAGGAGTCTTTCTTATAGAAAGAATTACCGCTGGTTAGCCACGTCAGGAAATTCTTGTAATCAACAAAAAACTCGGTGAATTGGAACTGGTTCGGATTGAAAAGGAATGGCGACAAGAAGAGAGCAATTGCCGTACACCAGAAATATAGCAGCGCGACGTTCCACATGACCAATGAGCAGTAAAGAAGCATCAAGAACATGGTAGAGGCAAAATAAAGACTCTCAAAGCAAAATCTGCTATAAAGAACTGAGAACGAAACTCTTATGGTAGAAAACCCTCTTCCTGTGGCAATATACTTTGCACCTCCAATTGCAAGATCATTAACAAGCGACTGAGCATAGATTCTGCACACAAAGACCTCAAAGAATGGAGACATGGACGCAAAATGGCGTGAAATCCGAGTGAAGCATTTCCATATTCCTCTCTCCGTCAGTTCTTGGACACATAGTGGAAGAAATGAAATGGAAAAGACTATGAAGATCGACAAGATACATCTTTGCACCCATGCGATGACAGGAATAAGGCTGACACATCCTGCAGGTAATCTCAAATCTGTGATAGGTCTATCCTTATCGTACTCACAAATAATGGAGTCATTTGTCAATGCTGCCAGATTGATACAGAACAACATGAacattttcaaagaaagaagaatgaAGACATTGTTCAGGTGAAAGCCAGGATGTGCATAATAGAAGGAAAGAAACCTATCCAATGGCAATTGAGTTCCCAGGTAGAAATATTCACGTGACAACATTTGTTCTCCCATTCCTGCTCCGATCTTAGTTGTAAAGTTGAGAATTGatccaaatccaagatctcttccttttccaCACTGGAAATATTCACAATGTTTTattcttcctcctcgcAATAGAGCATTCATGCCAGCATAAATGTCCTCGTTGAGATGCAGACCTTTTTGCGACTTCGAGACACCGCCTCTAGTCGTCATGAAAATAGAGTTCAAAAAGTCAGGGTGCCCATAGTGGAGCTTTCCTCCGACATAAGCCAGTGTACGGGCAAACAGAGTTCCAAAAGTTTGTTCTTTACCGGCTGCCACATCACCGAGGACTCCAATGTTTTCTGAGAAAATATACTCTCTCGTTCCAATGATTGCAACGGGattctttggaaacaaaaGGCTTTCACTAATATTCTCGATAGGCTCGAGATAGGGATCGATTGGTGGAGTaagctcctcaaactcAGCAAGTATACTTCTGATCTTAATACACTCTTCCAAATAGTTGTCCTGATTGGCGTCGATTAGTTGAATGTATTCTCCTCtgcagaaaatcaaggaatGATTTTGGTTATCCGACTTTCCGTCACCTAGAATTGGGTTTCCAGATAGTTTAATTCGGTATTTGGGCTTCCTTGCTCCATTCTCAAGAATATCACAGCTCCCGTCGATCAAAGTCGAATAATAATTCAGTTCATTTGTTTCAGGATCAAGATCGTAATCAATATATGCAATCTGAAGTTCGGGATAAGTTCTCAATAGGAATTCTTTACATTCGTCTTGTTCGGCATTAAAGtctttcaatttttgcagCGAAACCACAATTCTGAATTTTCGTTGTGCTACTACGCTTGCCTCttccattttctgctcttcgGTAGGCGTGTCTAAGTTTTCAGCAGCATACAAGAGCTTCAATGCCCGCGAATAATTCATGAAGCCAGATACAGTACGATACAGCGTTTGAGACCTCAACGAGGCCCAAACACGAGTTCGTAGAATATATTCTGGGGTAGCAGCTTTGAAACCAACTGAATAAAAAGCCAAATCGTTATTCGCTTCAGCTGACGCATTACCTGTGTTGAGTTCTGATTCTTTAGCCAAGAGCTTAGTGTCTCTCACAAAATTATGCCATTCAAGAGGATAGAGCTGTTTCAAGTACTCCAACAGAGTAACGTTCGAGTATTCATCTTCCTTTTTTATGATCTCTTGTAAAGACAATGTGATTTTCTCGGAGTGATGTGGAATGAGAACCGAAAAAGTTGGCATCTGATCTATTGGTAATGGCTTGGGAATAGGGGTGGAAAGAGAATGTGCAAAAAAAGTAAGTCTCCTGCTTGCCTCTGAGTTTGGATCAAGaacttcttctttcttATGGGGACTCTCACCGTCTTCCTGCTCCATAAAGAACCTTGGCTCAGTTAACAGAACATGCCCATCCGCAGTGGTGGCTTGCTGATAAAtgagattttgaagatgGTCAATAGACAGCAAATGCTCTCTGTACATCGAGACCACGATAGAGTTCCATATTTGACAAACCATAGCTTTACGTTTGGAAACATTGCTAGCGGAAATACTCTGTTGGGAAAGAATCTTGGATGCGATGCGTTTTGGCAGCCGAACGAACATGTTTCTCCAAGGGGTCCATATTGATACACCGCAGTAGAATGAGCGACATACGGAGAATGCAACATTCCAGACAATATACCAGAGGTAAGTgtcaaggaaaaacaaCAGCAGATCTGTAAGGATCATTAACACGAGAATGATTGATGCTTGCCTTTCACACAGAATTGAGCCGAAGTATTGCTCGCCGACACATCTGTTTAATTTCATCACACTTAGTTCACGAACGGGGTCTCTCAAGCTTAGAGTTAAGAAGAAGTATGACTCAACAAACTTGGAGATTAGGACTCCAGCCCATAGCCCGTATGAAGCTAATAAGTTCTTACCTTTGAGCTCATGGAAGGAGTCGGTGAAGTATTTCGCAGGAAGATGATGTCTCCGTCTTTCAGATCTGACATTGCCGGCCAAAGAAGACAAGGGTACAACAGATTGATATATGACGATAAAGATGGAAAAGAGAAACTGACTGATGGAAATAGCCAAGCTAATCGGATTATCAACAGACATATCTGACCAAAGGAAGATGTAAAGTGATGGACACAGGTTGACCGCAAAAAACGTGAGAGTTAGAAGGAATCTCCAAAACACCGATTGTGCGCCTATCCAGTTCCTGGGGACGAAAATTGCTTCGCCTAGCAAAGAGATCAAATTTATGAACGAGACGACACATCCTGCCAAAGACAATGCAGACAAAGTTGCTGAAACGCTCGGCTGATTATCTCTGGAAGGGTCGTAGTCTTCCGTGTAGAAAGTGTAAGAATTGAAACAGGTGTAATACCAGAAGACACCAATGTGGATGTTCCAGATTCTGTTGAAGTTGACCAAAATGTGAGCCCAAGTTCTATGTTCTTGATATGTTTTCTGAAATGCCTTTTTCCACACAATTCTATTCAAGTAAAGGAACCTTTCACAGGGCAGATAATCCATGAGCTTCTCCTTACTATCCAGCCGTATTTTCTCCAGGCCCTTGCGGTACCAGAAAAGTTGATTTATGTCGTCGTATCCTATGATTTTAGCGTGATCTTTGTCACGCAAGATCCATTTATCTCCAATCTTCTCATATAGCTGATCACGATAATAGTTATATAATGGTGTAATAGCATGATCCAAGAAACTATTTGTGATGGGCTGTATCTCCTTTGTGAATTCTAAGGAGTAGAAGATGTCCGCACAACATTTGAAAATGAAGCAGAGACATTCAGGCATAAATCTGATGTTGTTTGCTTCTCCCCAACAAAGAAGATAAAGGGCTAATTGAATTACACAATCTTCAGGGAGGAAGGAGTTCATTGTTTGGGACCACCTTAGTTGCGAATCATCCAAAGAGTAGTTAATGTTCTTGGATTTCTGATTTGCAAATCCTATAGTGTCATCGATATCCATCTGTGAGCCAAAGTACCATTTTCTGTAATTCGCGTTTAATCCACCAATATAGTCAGCATGTAAAGTTCGGAGTGCGGTCGCAGGTCCCATtcttgctgctctggaATCTAGCATTCGCATCAAGTAATCGTACATGTTTTTGGTATTGTCGTGTTGGAACCCAAAGATTCGAGATAAATGAATGAAGATGGACTCAATGCGCTGTTTTGTAATGGGGACCTCATCATCAGGGGCCCAAGAAGGGTAGGGATCATAATAGTTTTCATAGAGATCTGTGAGACCTCTCTCTGCCAGGGTCTCACCAGGATTTTCGGCCTGAGCAAAGCTTTTGACTCCAAAAACATCACCTAGTCTATCAATGTTGTTCCATCTGCTAGTGTTTAGGTAGGGTGTTTTGAAAGCACTGAAAGGCTGGGTAGTTTTCTCGCTCAACGGAGAATTCAGGATTGGGGAAACAGAGCCTGTGGACGGCTGTCTTTTATTTGGCGCTATAGGAAATCATGTTAGTATCGAGTTTTGGTGGTGCGAGTTGGAGGGTAAATGCTTACAGTTTCCGGTACTTCTCTCCTCATCGGTCTCGTCTCTCAAATCGTAGGCGTTAGACCTATACGCTCTGGCCCGCCCATAAGTGTAGTTGAGcagatcgtcgtcgtcttcctcaCTGGAGGACCCATCAGAGATCAACTTTAGTTGCCTGTTGTAAGACATTCCAAGTAATCTTAGCGGACGCTATCTATCACACAGGTATGCgaaatcttccaaaagttGTCCTTGTGAGAATAATTAAACAAAAGAGGGAGGAAAAAACTAGGCACCATTTAAAAATAAAGGATCCCTAGGTGCGAGGGGTGTGAAGGGCAAAAGCTCAGAGgtttttatttttccagtgACAAGAACACGTCCTTAGGAAAAACAATTTCACGTCGCCATGCCATTTGACGTTTCTCTTTATTCGATACAGGCCGTTATTCTACTGGATAATACTGGCAAGCGCCTTTTTGCCAAGTACTACCATCCACCACACGGCCAGGCcacagacgagctggccacgaacgaaaaaaaacaattcAGTTTCGAAAGCAATCTGTTCGGCAAGACATACAAGCAAAACTCCGACATTATACTCTTCGAGAACAAGGTGGTAGTGTATAGAGAATTTGCAGACGTGATTATATATATGGTTGGCGATCTGAATCAGAACGAGACTTTAATGTACAACGTTCTGCAAGGACTGGTGGGGGCCCTGGAGATCATTCTGAGAAACCAAGTCGACAAAAAATCCATACAAGAGAACTACGACATGACGATCCTGGCGATTGATGAAACCGTGGACGACGGAATTGTGCTGGAGACCGATCCGAGTGTTATTGCATCCAGAGTGTCCAAGCCTCCTACCGAGGACGTGGCCAACATCAAGATTGATCTTTCCGAGAAGGGCCTGCTCAACGCTTTCAACTttgccagaaaaaacaTTTCTGACCGCTTACAACAAGGTTTCTAGAGTAATGAATTGAGCTAtctatttctttgatttcttAACCGGATTCTTCCCCTTGTCGGCCGCAGCTCCTGCAAGCTTCAATTTCGATGCTGTGATTGTCAGCAGCGCGTCCTGCTGATTTATGTTCTCAATCAGGTTTTTCGAGTCCGTCCAAGGAGCattgtcttttttcagcgtcTGAGTTTGCAATTGCAGGACTCTGACGGCTTCAGACAACGCCTTCCCTTTTTTTAGTGGACCTGGCTGCACTTTCACTTTGTATGTGTACTTTGATAATGCGCTGTAGGGTGCAAACACCAGAATACAGTTCACAATGCTGTCCGATTctttgggagcaggaaTCAGCCCCGAGATGATCTCGTTGTATGGCGTGGTGTCCGTTTCTTCCGCAGAATCCTCAAGCTCTCCAACCAGCTTCTTCAAAAGTCGGATatcctgctgtttcttgcgTGTCTTTCTGTCCAGGCCTTTGTTTTCGGGCTGTGTCTCCGACTTCTCAGGCTGTTccttcttctgcttcagTGTTCCCAAAACTTCCATCCTCAGACGTCtttcctcttcgtcctgGTCCTTGTATTTctgcttgattttcttcagttTGCTTTTCTTTCCTCTGACAGTCGTGTTGATCATGTTCTCTGCAGAGCTAGCGGGCCCCTCTGTTTCAGCCGCCTCTGCCGGAACAGACGTCTCTTCACCCTTTTCTTCAacgtcttcctcttccacGCTTCCTAGCTTCTCAAGCATGGAAGTCAGCTCCTGGATTTTCAAGTCCACACTGTCATCCTGTTGCGCAATCTCAAGCCCAACCTCCTGGATTCTGGATTTCGCGGAATCGCGATATTTTCTAGTGGTCTCTTCATCGCCCAGCCACAATAGGCCAAAGCCCATTACGAGCTGGCATGGCGGAAGAAACGTCTTCTCGCCTTGGATGTTGAGCATTCCGGCCGGAACAATGCTTCCGTCAAAATCTTTTTTCGACACCTGCGTTCCCTTCACCATCCACGGGCTGGTCACCATTTTATTGTCCCAGGCTTTGGAGGCCGACAGAGAGAAGATTCCTGCTTGGAGCAGCGTGCTTGGCGGAATGTCCTTGTTTTTGAACGGATTTTTCACAATGACTTTCAGACCGTCCAGATCGTTCGAAACGAGAACGTCGTTATTTTTGTCGAAGTATCGGTAATAAATAAGATCGACTTGGGTATCGTCGCGCCCAGCAATGCACAGATGATTGTCGCTGGTGATGAACCACCAGAACTTCTCGAACCAAAACTTTGCGCGGATTTGCTTCAAGCCGCTTGGCTCctgtgattttttctgcATGCGCTTGAGATCTTGCTGGATGGTCctttctgtattttttatGGCAATGGAGGCACTgtttttggttttgttcTGCTTATCCAGCGCCGCTCTCATGGCATCAAAGTATCTCGTAGCATTGGCGTACGCCGACAACGACAAGTCGATGGCAACGGCAACCGGCCCGCTTTTTCGCTTTTCCTCGCTGTCACTATCGCTGTCACTATCGCTCTGTTCCTCGATGTCCGGCAAAAGCACAGTAATCTCGTTCTTTGCTAAGTTCAGCGGCAGCTTGATCATGTTGGCGATAGGATTTCGCCTCTTCTGTTCCATGGCAACAAGTTTCTCTATATTGGTCCAGTCCATCTGCTGATCCAGCAAAGCCTGGACGCTCTGTTTGCATTGCTCGATTTGCTCACTATGGAACGTGATCAGCTCTCCCTTCCTGTAATTGATCGCCTGTTGCTCCTCTAGGCGCTGCAATTTAGTCATGTGTTCGTCTTTCACGGTTTGCAACCGTTTGGCAGCATttgcctgctgctgctgaatTTTGAGAACAGCTTTGGACGACTCCAGAgtgctgaaaaacttgtcTAGCGTTCGATTGTAGCCCTTCACTTCCTCAACCCTCGtgttctcctttttcttaTGCACAGGCTCGAACGGATGGAACTCGTCATAGACATACTCGAGGTTGTCGTACGAGGCATCCTCTTCCGGCTTGAAAAACGGATTATGTTTGCCGATGATGTAGCCGGAAAGCTCGCCGGCGG from Ogataea parapolymorpha DL-1 chromosome V, whole genome shotgun sequence includes:
- a CDS encoding 1,3-beta-glucan synthase component FKS1, whose translation is MSYNRQLKLISDGSSSEEDDDDLLNYTYGRARAYRSNAYDLRDETDEERSTGNCSVSPILNSPLSEKTTQPFSAFKTPYLNTSRWNNIDRLGDVFGVKSFAQAENPGETLAERGLTDLYENYYDPYPSWAPDDEVPITKQRIESIFIHLSRIFGFQHDNTKNMYDYLMRMLDSRAARMGPATALRTLHADYIGGLNANYRKWYFGSQMDIDDTIGFANQKSKNINYSLDDSQLRWSQTMNSFLPEDCVIQLALYLLCWGEANNIRFMPECLCFIFKCCADIFYSLEFTKEIQPITNSFLDHAITPLYNYYRDQLYEKIGDKWILRDKDHAKIIGYDDINQLFWYRKGLEKIRLDSKEKLMDYLPCERFLYLNRIVWKKAFQKTYQEHRTWAHILVNFNRIWNIHIGVFWYYTCFNSYTFYTEDYDPSRDNQPSVSATLSALSLAGCVVSFINLISLLGEAIFVPRNWIGAQSVFWRFLLTLTFFAVNLCPSLYIFLWSDMSVDNPISLAISISQFLFSIFIVIYQSVVPLSSLAGNVRSERRRHHLPAKYFTDSFHELKGKNLLASYGLWAGVLISKFVESYFFLTLSLRDPVRELSVMKLNRCVGEQYFGSILCERQASIILVLMILTDLLLFFLDTYLWYIVWNVAFSVCRSFYCGVSIWTPWRNMFVRLPKRIASKILSQQSISASNVSKRKAMVCQIWNSIVVSMYREHLLSIDHLQNLIYQQATTADGHVLLTEPRFFMEQEDGESPHKKEEVLDPNSEASRRLTFFAHSLSTPIPKPLPIDQMPTFSVLIPHHSEKITLSLQEIIKKEDEYSNVTLLEYLKQLYPLEWHNFVRDTKLLAKESELNTGNASAEANNDLAFYSVGFKAATPEYILRTRVWASLRSQTLYRTVSGFMNYSRALKLLYAAENLDTPTEEQKMEEASVVAQRKFRIVVSLQKLKDFNAEQDECKEFLLRTYPELQIAYIDYDLDPETNELNYYSTLIDGSCDILENGARKPKYRIKLSGNPILGDGKSDNQNHSLIFCRGEYIQLIDANQDNYLEECIKIRSILAEFEELTPPIDPYLEPIENISESLLFPKNPVAIIGTREYIFSENIGVLGDVAAGKEQTFGTLFARTLAYVGGKLHYGHPDFLNSIFMTTRGGVSKSQKGLHLNEDIYAGMNALLRGGRIKHCEYFQCGKGRDLGFGSILNFTTKIGAGMGEQMLSREYFYLGTQLPLDRFLSFYYAHPGFHLNNVFILLSLKMFMLFCINLAALTNDSIICEYDKDRPITDLRLPAGCVSLIPVIAWVQRCILSIFIVFSISFLPLCVQELTERGIWKCFTRISRHFASMSPFFEVFVCRIYAQSLVNDLAIGGAKYIATGRGFSTIRVSFSVLYSRFCFESLYFASTMFLMLLYCSLVMWNVALLYFWCTAIALFLSPFLFNPNQFQFTEFFVDYKNFLTWLTSGNSFYKKDSWVTHVRSSRMQLTGAKRKKLGKGNDNLESDFKRPSFLAALITQVGSRLLVAMIVIVAYLFANSQNEDISGPPSNSILRLAVITLGPIVINVGILLALFPISTILGPLLSHMFKKFPDFIANIAHILACVNHFAFFEFMLLCQNWDISKSILGICASFLLQSVIFKLLTIVFLSREFKHDKSNRSWWSGKWLTSGLGCHTLTQPGREFICKVIELSVFACDLVTSHFILVCLFPFLFVPYIDSCHSYLLLWLKPRNQIRRPVFSPGKRRARTKITVAYFVLLMLILVVFVLLIACPIILARTYGVDFDDYLPEIIGVLLQPEEIINKRKGLKNYSSPKKHS
- a CDS encoding Zeta subunit of the coatomer complex (COPI); this encodes MPFDVSLYSIQAVILLDNTGKRLFAKYYHPPHGQATDELATNEKKQFSFESNLFGKTYKQNSDIILFENKVVVYREFADVIIYMVGDLNQNETLMYNVLQGLVGALEIILRNQVDKKSIQENYDMTILAIDETVDDGIVLETDPSVIASRVSKPPTEDVANIKIDLSEKGLLNAFNFARKNISDRLQQGF